From one Acipenser ruthenus chromosome 21, fAciRut3.2 maternal haplotype, whole genome shotgun sequence genomic stretch:
- the LOC117428317 gene encoding proprotein convertase subtilisin/kexin type 5-like, with amino-acid sequence MKRLQGVCFALCFGFVQNTLALFCPSGQFALKHQCVGCHPTCWECNGHELFECTKCGVDEDGQERFFHRGRCRLHCPRGFYPEQDRFTCEPCMVNCELCADAKVCAKCTGNYKLQSGVCQTTECKEGQVEDPETRECIDCETGCETCSAGDPELCQSCMEGYFLYRHQCRRGCPQKTYGDEGRKMCFSCPTPCIDCRSDSLCLSCQAGHYLSDGSCVKQCPDGTYGEPNSWRCESCHGSCQTCHGLLPKNCDSCPQGNLPMYGQCPTVSCVEGQYMDAADSKCYSCDVSCKTCFGPQALDCSSCCTGYFLDQEGACVEHCPVGYFINPATQLCEECSANCESCEGATEKCLSCKKGPFSLFLHQGNCWSNCPEGYFESAEGTCEACDSLCLSCDENKSNCMSCAAGLYLENGRCSPNCSVKYYPDVDGTCRRCPAHCHTCTDGKTCKACSYLYLLLNGVCKATCPKGYFEDLDQGKCIPCHSTCASCSGTQHDDCDSCSSLYPRLYEGQCSVECPAGTYYESSAKECQECDRTCTGCTGPELTDCTKCKKGLALDPDTMMCGVTGDSNCPPKTFLHDDKFTCMACHKQCESCNGPNANDCQTCALPNYLYNGTCLRVCSAGTFESSEEADGVELGFCSACDHVCATCTGASPKDCTTCSSGYFKFMRLCILHCPAGYYRRTTRCEKCDPSCRLCSGPGPQACLPCPPHMLQLDGTRQCVEHCPERFYQENDKCKQCHTSCKTCKDYTPQGCLTCDWGSTLQNGICYPRCEEQRYLSEDEVCKLCDSSCRHCSGPGPNQCVSCKPNFALHPTEKRCIECCESEVNQTDCCLCTTNSALCVERPHPEPERRLMLENMNSLAISHVSATVPALVMLVLVITLAVLGLYRARARKKLCWKLSYERLSGSADPNASYRRDMLHGVPDPDDSADEADVVYTSRDGTVYRRYNFIKAQDEEAEGHEDQAAYLNKARC; translated from the exons atgaaGACGGGCAGGAGCGCTTTTTCCACCGAGGTCGCTGCCGGCTGCACTGCCCCAGAGGGTTCTACCCTGAGCAGGACCGGTTCACCTGTGAGCCCTGCATGGTAAACTGTGAGCTGTGTGCCGACGCCAAGGTCTGCGCCAAGTGCACAGGAAACTACAAGCTTCAAAGTGGAGTCTGCCAGACCACAGAATGTAAAGAAG GGCAGGTGGAAGATCCTGAAACCAGAGAATGCATTGATTGTGAAACTGGATGTGAAACATGCTCTGCAG GTGACCCAGAACTTTGCCAAAGTTGCATGGAAGGCTATTTCTT aTACAGACACCAGTGTCGCCGGGGCTGCCCACAAAAGACCTATGGGGATGAGGGCAGGAAGATGTGCTTTTCCTGTCCAACTCCCTGCATTGACTGCAGGAGTGACAGCCTCTGCCTGTCCTGCCAGGCTGGTCATTATTTAAGTG ATGGATCTTGTGTAAAGCAATGTCCGGATGGCACCTACGGCGAACCAAACAGCTGGCGCTGCGAATCCTGCCACGGCTCCTGCCAGACCTGCCACGGGTTGCTGCCGAAGAACTGCGATTCCTGCCCTCAAGGGAACCTGCCTATGTATGGCCAGTGCCCCACTGTCAGCTGTGTGGAGGGCCAGTATATGGATG CTGCTGACAGTAAGTGTTACAGCTGTGATGTCTCCTGCAAGACCTGCTTCGGACCTCAGGCACTGGACTGTTCCTCGTGTTGTACTG gtTATTTCCTTGACCAGGAGGGGGCCTGTGTGGAGCACTGCCCTGTGGGCTACTTCATCAACCCTGCCACCCAGCTGTGTGAAGAATGCTCTGCAAACTGTGAGAGCTGCGAGGGGGCCACTGAGAAGTGCCTCAGCTGCAAGAAGGGACCATTCAGTCTCTTCCTCCATCAGGGGAATTGCTGGTCTAACTGCCCAGA GGGTTACTTTGAAAGTGCAGAGGGCACATGTGAAGCTTGCGACAGCCTTTGCCTGAGCTGCGATGAGAATAAAAGTAACTGCATGTCATGTGCTGCGGGGCTGTACCTGGAGAATGGGCGCTGCAGTCCTAACTGCTCAGTCAAGTACTACCCTGATGTGGATGGGACCTGCAGACGCTGCCCGGCACACTGTCACACCTGCACTGATGGGAAAACCTGTAAAG CATGCAGCTATCTGTACCTGCTTCTCAATGGCGTGTGCAAGGCCACCTGTCCTAAAGGGTATTTTGAGGACTTGGACCAGGGGAAGTGTATCCCGTGCCACTCTACCTGTGCAAGCTGCTCTGGGACACAGCATGACGACTGTGACAGCTGCTCCTCCCTGTACCCGAGGCTGTACGAGGGGCAGTGCTCCGTGGAGTGCCCTGCTGGAACTTACTATGAGTCATCAGCCAAGGAATGCCAGG AATGTGATCGGACTTGTACTGGTTGTACCGGACCAGAGCTGACAGACTGTACAAAGTGTAAGAAGGGGCTTGCCCTGGATCCTGATACGATGATGTGTGGGGTGACCGGGGATTCCAACTGCCCTCCTAAAACGTTCCTGCATGATGACAAGTTTACCTGCATGGCCTGCCACAAGCAGTGCGAGTCCTGCAATGGGCCCAATGCCAACGACTGCCAGACCTGCGCTCTACCCAACTACCTGTACA ATGGCACGTGTCTAAGGGTCTGCTCAGCTGGCACATTCGAGTCCAGTGAAGAAGCTGATGGTGTTGAGCTAGGTTTCTGTTCTGCCTGTGACCATGTCTGTGCCACTTGTACAGGAGCATCCCCTAAAGACTGTACAACATGTTCTTCAGGCTATTTCAAATTCATGCGTCTCTGTATTTTACACTGTCCAGCTGG GTATTATCGCAGAACTACCCGCTGTGAGAAATGTGACCCGTCATGCCGGCTGTGCTCAGGCCCCGGGCCTCAGGCTTGCCTGCCCTGTCCTCCCCACATGCTGCAGCTGGACGGGACTAGGCAGTGTGTGGAGCACTGCCCAGAGAGATTTTACCAAGAGAACGACAAGTGCAAGCAGTGCCACACAAGCTGCAAAACATGTAAAG ACTACACTCCGCAGGGCTGTCTGACCTGTGATTGGGGAAGTACATTACAGAACGGGATCTGCTACCCTCGCTGTGAGGAACAGCGCTACCTCTCAGAGGAT GAGGTCTGCAAACTTTGTGACAGCTCCTGCAGACACTGTTCTGGTCCAGGCCCCAATCAGTGTGTGAGTTGCAAACCGAACTTTGCTCTGCACCCAACTGAAAAACGATGCATTGAGTGCTGTGAGTCTGAGGTGAATCAGACTGACTGCTGTCTTTGCACTACTAACTCAG CTCTGTGTGTAGAGCGTCCACATCCTGAGCCGGAGAGGAGGCTAATGTTGGAGAACATGAACTCACTGGCGATCTCCCATGTGTCTGCTACAGTGCCTGCTCTGGTAATGCTGGTCCTGGTGATCACATTGGCCGTGTTGGGTCTGTACCGGGCTCGGGCCAGGAAGAAGCTGTGCTGGAAATTGAGTTACGAGAGGCTGAGTGGCAGTGCTGATCCCAATGCTTCGTACCGACGTGACATGCTGCATGGCGTTCCGGACCCTGACGACAGTGCTGACGAGGCCGATGTGGTCTACACCAGCAGGGACGGCACAGTGTACCGCCGATACAACTTCATAAAGGCTCAGGATGAGGAGGCAGAGGGGCATGAAGATCAGGCTGCTTATTTAAACAAGGCAAGGTGTTAG